A genomic window from Silene latifolia isolate original U9 population chromosome Y, ASM4854445v1, whole genome shotgun sequence includes:
- the LOC141629576 gene encoding uncharacterized protein LOC141629576, translated as MQPPQQTQNSDMTKIKAMQQQQMIASKKQEPLITQLMAYNKILDNQIAQLSTSSRQPGTLSSQPEKPHDTANVIHLRSDGVADPLPVADGTSSGDHKASNSDKGKSKFVEPPIVIKVPFPGRLKNTKVEQQFGKFLEVVKNLQVNVRFIELITQVPFYAKFMKDIMTRRRSFIKVETISFTEECSAPLQSKSPPKLKDLVIFSTPCTVATPVIDKALCDLGASVSIMPY; from the exons ATGCAACCTCCTCAACAAACTCAAAATAGTGATATGACTAAAATCAAGGCTATGCAACAGCAACAAATGATAGCTTCAAAGAAGCAAGAGCCGCTAATTACTCAATTGATGGCATATAATAAGATCTTGGacaatcaaattgcccaattatcCACTTCCAGTAGACAACCGGGTACTTTGTCGTCTCAGCCTGAAAAGCCGCATGACACTGCTAATGTGATACATCTTAGAAGTG ACGGAGTTGCTGATCCGTTACCTGTTGCTGATGGGACGTCTTCTGGTGATCATAAGGCGTCTAATTCTGATAAAGGGAAGAGCAAATTTGTCGAGCCGCCAATTGTTATCAAGGTTCCATTTCCAGGACGCCTAAAGAATACAAAGGTCGAGCAGCAGTTCGGTAAATTCTTGGAGGTTGTCAAAAATCTTCAGGTAAATGTACGTTTTATCGaattaattacccaggtaccattctacgctaaatttatgaaagatattatgACTCGTAGGAGGAGCTTTATCAAAGTGGAGACCATTTCTTTTacagaagagtgtagtgcaccTCTACAAAGCAAGTCTCCACCCAAATTGAAGGATCTGGTTATTTTTTCCACTCCCTGTACTGTAGCCACTCCTGTAATAGATAAAGCTTTATGTGATTTGGGTGCCAGTGTCAGTATTATGCCCTATTAG